Within Sulfurihydrogenibium subterraneum DSM 15120, the genomic segment GGTGGAGATAGTATCTCACAACATAGCACAGGAACTTTTAGATAAACATTTAGTAGAAGCTGATGACCCAGAAAAATTTAAAAACGATATAACAGAGATACTACTAAAAGCTGTAGAAGAAGAAAAAGAGATACAAGAAGAAGCAGAAAGATTAGTAGAAAAACACATAAATCTTATAGATGAAGAAATAAGATTTAGAGACGCAGTAAATAAAGTAAAAGAAAAGTTGGCTGAAGAAAGAGGAATACATTTAGACCCTGAAGAAAGGCTAAACCAAATATCCCATAAAATAAAGAAGTATCTCGAAACAGAAGACTCTGTTGAGATTTTTGAACATCCAAACAAAATAAGAAGAATTGTTTTAGATAAACTTAAAAAGTTAATCAAAGAAGAAAAAGAGATAGACAAGGAAGTAAGACAAAGAATAAAATCCTACTCTAAAAAGATTATAGAAGGAACTCCTGAGTGGAAGATACTCTACAACAGAATATACGAAGATGCTTTAAGAAAAAGAGGACTAATGTAAACTATGCTCTCCATACAAGGAGAGAATTTCATTGGAAAATAACTATCCATACTCTGAGCTTGGATATAAGATATTCTTCAAAACAAAACCTTTTTTTAAAAAATTTTTAAAAATAGAAGTTGTAGGAGTTGAAAATATTCCTTTAGAAGGTGGGTGTATAATCGCAGCAAACCATAGAAGCCACTTTGACCCCCCAGTAATCAATATAATATCACCAAGACCTGTAATATTTTTAGCAAAAAAAGAGCTTTTTGAAGTTCCTATTTTAGGATGGTTTATTAAAAAAGCAGGAGCAATTCCAGTTAGAAGAGACAGCAGAGATACAACAGCTATAAAAAAATCTATAACTCTTTTAAAAGAAGGTTTTGTTATAGGTATCTTTCCAGAAGGGTCAAGGGCAAGACCCGGAGAGTTTAGAAAACCACAGCCTGGTGTAGGATACCTAATAGAAAAAGCAAAAGTACCTGTTATTCCTGTTTTAATTGAAGGAACAGATAAAGTACTACCAGTT encodes:
- a CDS encoding DUF507 family protein yields the protein MKLPAKLVEIVSHNIAQELLDKHLVEADDPEKFKNDITEILLKAVEEEKEIQEEAERLVEKHINLIDEEIRFRDAVNKVKEKLAEERGIHLDPEERLNQISHKIKKYLETEDSVEIFEHPNKIRRIVLDKLKKLIKEEKEIDKEVRQRIKSYSKKIIEGTPEWKILYNRIYEDALRKRGLM
- a CDS encoding lysophospholipid acyltransferase family protein; this translates as MENNYPYSELGYKIFFKTKPFFKKFLKIEVVGVENIPLEGGCIIAANHRSHFDPPVINIISPRPVIFLAKKELFEVPILGWFIKKAGAIPVRRDSRDTTAIKKSITLLKEGFVIGIFPEGSRARPGEFRKPQPGVGYLIEKAKVPVIPVLIEGTDKVLPVNSKIPKLFKYNINVLVGKPIKFEGLSSYEHIAEKVMHEIKKLKGEHYG